Sequence from the Gemmatimonadaceae bacterium genome:
TTGGAGCCGACTCCACGTGCATTTCACTCCGAAACACGGCAGCTGGCTGAACCAAGCCGAACTCGAATTGAGTCTGCTCAGTCGTGGTTGCCTCGGTCGCCGTCGGCTCGACACGTTGCACCAACTCCGCGCCGAGACCAAGCCGAGACCAACGCATGGACGACGCGAGCGCATGAGGCCCGGACCAAAATCCAATGGCGCTTCACACGCAAAGACGCCCGCCGCAAGTTTGGTTATCAAACGAAACTCTCTAGCCGGTCAAAGACCTAGCTAGGGAAGGTCTGAACTAAGAGTGTTTTTGAACAGCGGAGTCGCGGTCGCGGCGAGATGAGGCAGTGGACAGGCGTCGTGCCGCCGCCGTGTGGAGCGAGCGGCGGTTGCGCCCGCCGGAGCGCCCGTGCGCGACGCTACGAGAGACACGTCGCCGCCCGCGCGCCCAGCCGGTATCGCATCAGGTACAGATTGGCGAGCGCAAACGCGGCGAACGCACGCACGGTGTTCTTGGCCAGGCCTCGGTAGCGCACCTTCATGAAGCCCCAAAGCGTCTTCGCCACGTGGAACGCGTGCTCGCCACGAGCGCGCACCCGCGACCGCGCCCGGTTGATCTGACGCCAGCGCTCCGGAATCGGATGATGCGGCGTGCCGCGCCGATTCACGCGATAGCGAATACCGGCGGCTTCGCACAGCTGCCGATCGCGCTCACTCCAGTACGCCCGGTCGCCGTAGAGCGCGCGTTCTTCGCCGTGCAACAGATGCGGGAGCTGCGAGACATCCATCTGCGCCGCGTCGGTTACGTGCAGTGCGTGCACCAGCCCCTGACGATCGGTTCCCACGTGGACCTTCATCCCGAAATACCACGTCTTTCCCTTCTGCGCCTGCTTCATCTCGGGATCGCGCGTCTTCGTCGCATTCTTCGTCGAGCTCGGCGCGTGGATCATCGTTGCGTCGACAATCGTGCCCGCTTTAAGCACGATACCGCGGGTCCCGAGCAGGTCGTGCACCGCGGCGAAGATCGCCTCGGTCAACTGGTGGCGCTCGAGCAGATGTCGGAAGTGGAGAATGGTCGTCTCGTCGGCAAACGCGTCCTCGCCCAGGTCGACGCCGACGAAGCGTCGCATCGTCTCACTGTCGTAGAGCGCGTCTTCCGCCGCGGGATCGGAGAGATTGAACCACTGCTGCAGGAAATAGATCCGGAGCATCCGCTCGAGGGGCATCGGCGGGCGCCCGCGCTTGCCGCCGGTCGGATAGTGTGGGGCGATCAGCGCGGTCAGCGTCGCCCACGGAATCACTGCATTCATCTCGGCGAGAACCTGCTCGCGGCGGGTGACTTTTTTCTTTCGCGCCCAGGCTTCACCGGCGAACGTCCGCTGCTCTCCCATGACACACGCTCCGCAAAACGAGTGAGGGCTTCGCTGCGCCAATACCGCAACACGGCCCTCGACACGCAAGAGAAAACGCTATTAAATCAGACTTTCCTTAGCGAAGTCCGCAGCCGGGGTTGATCAGTCGCCTCCGACGTGACGCGGCAACGACACCGTGAACGTCGTGCCTTCGTTTCCTTGCGACCGCACGTCGATCCTACCGCCGTGAGCCGCGACGATGCGCTCGGCGATGTACAGCCCGAGACCCAAATGCCCATCCGCTGAAACGGGCTGGCCGTCTGGCTTGAGCCGCTTGACGGGATCGAAGAGACGCGGAATCTCTGCCGCGGGAACGACGCGGCCAAAGTTGTGCACGATCATTCTCACTTCGCTTTCGCCGCCTTCCACGTTCACCCGCACGGGCGTGCCAGGAGAGCCGTGCTGGATGGCGTTGGTAACGAGATTCGCCAGCACTTGGCTGATGCGGGCCGCATCCCAATTGCCGCGCAGCGTGCCGGCGGTCGTGAGGTGCACAATGCTCTCCGGGTTGGCAGCGGCCGCTTCCTCGACGGCGTGGCGCGCGACCTCCCCCATGTCCATCTCCGTTCGGACAATGGGAACTCCTGGACCAAGCCGGCTCTGAGTGAAATCCAGCAAGTCACCGACCAATCGATTCATTCGCCGAGCGCTTCGAAGCGATCCAGTCGCCAGTGCAACGTCCTGCTCCTTGAGTTCCCGACGCTCGAGCATGAATTGCGACGACATGATGACCGCGTTCAACGGCGATCGTAGGTCGTGCCCAAGAATCGCGATGAAGATCTCCTTGGATCGGTCGAGGTCGATCATGAATCGGGTAATCGACTCGGCGGTAGCCTGATCGATCGCTTCGTTGAACCGGGTGAGGTCCTCCAGGTCTTCGCCGCTGAGCACGCCGCTCGCGTCCGTCCACAGGCGGATGATGCTGGCCCTCAGGGCTCGGTACTCCGATACCATCTCACTGAGAGTAAACCCGGAGGCGGCACGCACTGCTCCGTGGGTTTCCGCGGGAGTCGGCGAGCCAGACGAAACGGGTGCGTTGCCTTTCGCCTTTTCGGCTTGTTCGTCGTCGGTTTGACTGGTCTCCAAATCTCGGACAATCGTTTGCAGCATTTCCGAGGCGTGATCGCGAAGCGCGGTCAAATCCATCGACTTCCCCGCCAGCCCGGTGTGGCTTGCGAACGTGACCCACTCGGCGAGAATTGGTTCGGTGTTCGCTTTGATGAATTCCGCGAGTCGCAGAGTGCCTCCGTTGGCAGGAAACGGCGCGTGGAACTGGCAAGCCTAGTGCGTCGGGATAATAGCGCCCAGGATGATTTGGCCGCCACCTGGCGACTCAGCGCGGTTCTCTCGTGGTTCGAGCGACCTCAACAATGCAGCGGCGTTAGCCCGTCACTCGCGGTACCTGCTCGGCCCGCGACGACGTCGCTCTTCCGAATGACACTGCAACGTGGTTCGGCCCAAAAGTCCGCCGCTCGAATTCCGTGACATCGATTGCAGCGGCAACGGGGAGGCCGTGCTTCATCGCGGCTGGCGTCCCACAATGCGACAGCGCCGAAGATCAGTACTCTTCGGCGCTGTAGAGTCACAGGCACGTTCCGTACGACCGTCACGCACCGCCAGACAGGACCCACCGGGCGATGCTGGCAATCGACACAATCGCACCGACAGGGGGAACTTTGGTCTGAAGCTCACCGGCGCGAACGCAGAGGCAGAGGACATACGCGCTGGATACGTTGCCGAGTTCTGAGGGGACATCTGCCGCGACGTACAGCGTCGAAGATACTTCGGTGAGGACGAGACCATTGCGCACGACCCGAAACAACAGCGGACTGCCGCCCATGTCGCTCGCGCTCGCCCACGCGATCAACACCGTGTCGCTGTCATTCCTGACGTCGCCGATGACGATCCGGCTCGCGTCCGCCGTTCCGCAGTGCGATCGCGCCTGCACGGCGCCGCCGACCCGCTCCAGCACCGTGCTGGCGACGATGCAATGCGCGCCGTGAATACTCACCAGGAACCGACTCGTCACATCGGCATCGGGCACAACGCCCGAAACGACCGATTTCACCGGCGTGGCTTTCATGGATCCTCCTTGAGGCTCTACGCGACTACGGCTTTGCAATTAATTGTCCAAACGGTGTGAGTATGCTTAAATAATCGCTTGGTAATTTAAACAACTGTAATTCTGTAACGTACGATACAAGTGTCATGATCGAGCCGATGGACAGTCCCGCGAATTCGCGGGCAAGCGGGACGTCAGAGTGACCGGTATTCGCTGCGCGAGTGTGCGTCGTGCCTGTTCCCATCGCCGTCTTCACGCGTCCGTCGGTTCCGAAGATCGCGTTTTGCACCAGCCGCGGGCGTGAAATCGCCGTGGATCGAAAGCACCAGCGCGCGCTTCCGGGCGAGAGCATGCAGCTCGACGCGAAGAAGCGACTCGGTTCGAATCTGCGTCCTTCTTCAGTCTGGCTGCCGCCGTCATGCTGCGGTACCGGACCGGTGGTGCCCACGACGTTGCACGTTTGCGGCCGTGCATGACAGGAATGATCGAAGGATCGAGCAGTACTCAGCATCGCTTACATATTAAAGTTGCTTTAATGTTCGCGAGTGGGGCGGCCGCTCGGCCTTGGCATCTTGTCGCGCACCAGACGGCGTGCCGCACGGCACCGCCGGCCGAAGATCAATACTGCTCTAATAAAACTCTAATACAACGATCGCCGTAAGTGTCGTGTCCACGCAGAGACGGCCTTGACGGGCATGATCATCCCTGAGATGAGCGATGCGATCGAATCGCAAAGTGGCGCAGCGTGAACCTCGGACGCAACTCTGAGAGCATGGTCATCGACGATGGCACAGCCGGATAACCGACGAGCACCGTCGCCGCATAGACGATGGTTCCTGCGGGCAGTGCTGCTCCGAGGAGCACCTTGATCACGGCGAATCCCGCGGCTGTACTCGACGGTGCGCCTCGCTTCTCCGGGTACGAGCAGCTCTTGGCAAGCTCGCGCGGCGAAAATGGCAAAGACGAAGCCGGAAGCACGCGGCGCGGAATGCGCCGGGCCACGCGCGCTGTTCTCATTAGACGTCTGTGCAACATAGCTCGGGCGTCAGAGAGCCCACGGATCACTCCGTGATTCACTCATCGGCCCGAGTGATGCGGCTCTCTCTCGCGCACATGTACCTACGTCGTAGATGCATTGAGGCGTGGCCGATCTGCATCTCGAGCGAGAACCGACGAAGGCGCGCGCCAACATGAAGACGCACGGCATCAGGTTCGATGAGGCCGAGACCGCCTGCTACGATGACTACGCGGTCGCTTTTTGAGGATGGAATGGGACGCACGAGACGGTGGCCGCGTCGCCCTGGCCTCCGTTGACGCGAAATGAACCGTTGCACATCGCTGTCCGGCGCGCTATGGTTTGATCAACTCTCCATATCTCGTGATCACACACCGCACTGACTCAGACGCTCGGTCTTCCCTGACCGCGACCCGCCTCCACGGCGGGACGGTGTGTTGTCGTGCCGCGCAGAGCGCCGCGTGTTGTTGTTGTTGCGCGGTCCTCTGTTCCGTATCCGCCACGCGGCCGACGAGCAGCCATACGCCCTAGCGTAGGCTCGCATCGCAAGAAGAGCACACTCTCGGCCGCTCCCACGAGCGGCCGTTGTGTTTCTGGTCGCTCTTCAACGACATCCTCGCGAGGCCCACATGTCACGATCGCTGCACGGAATCACGGTTGCCCACTTCGAGGCGCGACACGAGGCAGAGCTGAACGGTTTGATCGCGCGCCACGGCGGAGTACCGCGTGCGGCGCCGGCGCTCTCGGAGACTCCGATCGCCGCGGGAGAAAAAGAGCTCGCGGTGTTCGACGGGCTGGCGTCAGGCGCCTTCGACGTCGTCGTCCTGCTGACCGGCGGCGGAACGAGGCGACTCTTCGAGGAGGCGGCGCGCGCATGGCGCCTCGGCGCCGTGATGTCGGCGCTGCGTCGCGTGACCGTCGTCGCGCGCGGACCAAAGCCGGTGCCGGTGCTCCGCGAGCACCAACTCAGGGCCACGCATGTCGCGCCGGCGCCGCACACGTCGAGCGAGCTCCTCGCCACGCTCGAGACGATTCCCGTCGCGGGCCGGCGTGTTCTCGTCGTCAACGCCGGCGAGCCGCTCGAAGAGCCGTCGGGTTCGCTCCGCGTTCGTGGCGCGGACGTCGTCGAGCTACAGCTCTACGCGTGGACGCTGTTGCCGACGGATGCGGGCCGAATCGATGAATTGATCCGTGAGATCGTCGCGGCCAGAATCGACGCGGTGCTGTTCACGACGCAGGTCCAGGTCCGCCACGTCTTCGAGGTCGCGGCGCGGCGCGGCATGCGCGAGGCACTTCTGTCCGCGCTGCGCGAGCATGTGCTCATCGGCGCGGTCGGTCCGACCGTCGCGCACGCACTCGCGCAACTCGGGCTCGATGCCGACGTCGTGCCGGACCATCCGAAAATGGGTCAGCTCGTCGTCGCGCTCGCCGATCACGTTACCACGCGTGCGCCGCGCGAAGCCCGCAAAGCGGAGCCGATTGTCGATTACGTCCAGGCCGTGTTGAGCGGACGAGGAGGCTTCTGATGCCGGCGACATTAGGGATCTCTAAAGTCGCGCTCGCGCGGCAGCTCGGCGCCGGCTACGGCATCGACGCAACCATCGGACGAACGCCGGTCGTGAAGCTCGATCGCGTCGTCGAGCCCGACATGGCCGAGGTTTGGGTGAAGCTCGAGGGGATGCAGCCCGCCGGCTCGATCAAGGATCGTACGGCGCTGGGCATGATCGTCGATGCCGAGCAGCGCGGCATCCTGCGTCCTGGCCACTCGATCGTCGAGCCCACGTCCGGCAATACCGGAATTGGACTTGCCCAGGTCGCCGCGGCGCGTGGGTATCAGCTCACGCTCTGCTTGCCGGCACAGATGAGCGATGAACGCAAGCGAACGCTTCTCGCCTTCGGAGCGAAGCTCGTGCTCACGGATCCCGAGCGTCGAATGCTCGCGGCCATCGAAGAGGCCGAGCGGATTGCGGCGGAGACTGGCGCATGGATGCCGAATCAGTTCTCGAATCCGGCGAACCCGCGCGTGCACTACGAGACGACGGGTCCCGAGCTGTGGGCCCAGATGAACGGGCGAATCGACGCCTTCGTGTACGGATCCGGCACCGGCGGCACGATCAGCGGCGTCGGCCGCTTTCTCAAGGAGCAATTCGCCGACACGCTCGTTGTCGCGGTCGAGCCGGCGCGATCGCCCGTTCTCTCCGGTGGCGAGCGCGGACAACACCAGTTCCAGGGCATGGGTCCCGGGTTCATTCCGGCGAATCTCGATCGCACCG
This genomic interval carries:
- a CDS encoding IS5 family transposase, whose protein sequence is MGEQRTFAGEAWARKKKVTRREQVLAEMNAVIPWATLTALIAPHYPTGGKRGRPPMPLERMLRIYFLQQWFNLSDPAAEDALYDSETMRRFVGVDLGEDAFADETTILHFRHLLERHQLTEAIFAAVHDLLGTRGIVLKAGTIVDATMIHAPSSTKNATKTRDPEMKQAQKGKTWYFGMKVHVGTDRQGLVHALHVTDAAQMDVSQLPHLLHGEERALYGDRAYWSERDRQLCEAAGIRYRVNRRGTPHHPIPERWRQINRARSRVRARGEHAFHVAKTLWGFMKVRYRGLAKNTVRAFAAFALANLYLMRYRLGARAATCLS
- a CDS encoding sensor histidine kinase encodes the protein MRLAEFIKANTEPILAEWVTFASHTGLAGKSMDLTALRDHASEMLQTIVRDLETSQTDDEQAEKAKGNAPVSSGSPTPAETHGAVRAASGFTLSEMVSEYRALRASIIRLWTDASGVLSGEDLEDLTRFNEAIDQATAESITRFMIDLDRSKEIFIAILGHDLRSPLNAVIMSSQFMLERRELKEQDVALATGSLRSARRMNRLVGDLLDFTQSRLGPGVPIVRTEMDMGEVARHAVEEAAAANPESIVHLTTAGTLRGNWDAARISQVLANLVTNAIQHGSPGTPVRVNVEGGESEVRMIVHNFGRVVPAAEIPRLFDPVKRLKPDGQPVSADGHLGLGLYIAERIVAAHGGRIDVRSQGNEGTTFTVSLPRHVGGD
- a CDS encoding uroporphyrinogen-III synthase, which encodes MSRSLHGITVAHFEARHEAELNGLIARHGGVPRAAPALSETPIAAGEKELAVFDGLASGAFDVVVLLTGGGTRRLFEEAARAWRLGAVMSALRRVTVVARGPKPVPVLREHQLRATHVAPAPHTSSELLATLETIPVAGRRVLVVNAGEPLEEPSGSLRVRGADVVELQLYAWTLLPTDAGRIDELIREIVAARIDAVLFTTQVQVRHVFEVAARRGMREALLSALREHVLIGAVGPTVAHALAQLGLDADVVPDHPKMGQLVVALADHVTTRAPREARKAEPIVDYVQAVLSGRGGF
- the cysK gene encoding cysteine synthase A; translation: MPATLGISKVALARQLGAGYGIDATIGRTPVVKLDRVVEPDMAEVWVKLEGMQPAGSIKDRTALGMIVDAEQRGILRPGHSIVEPTSGNTGIGLAQVAAARGYQLTLCLPAQMSDERKRTLLAFGAKLVLTDPERRMLAAIEEAERIAAETGAWMPNQFSNPANPRVHYETTGPELWAQMNGRIDAFVYGSGTGGTISGVGRFLKEQFADTLVVAVEPARSPVLSGGERGQHQFQGMGPGFIPANLDRTVIDRVVQAWEEDAFPLARRLARDEGLFVGMSSGAIVWAALEIARELGRGHRVAAIAPDSGARYLTTALFAETQP